A window of Ignavibacterium sp. contains these coding sequences:
- a CDS encoding ABC transporter permease has protein sequence MDLEKFIAKRYLISRHKLNFITIISFLSIAGITIGVAALIVVLSVFNGFGSLVTSYLMSLDPHLRIVFKSESTDLLHSEIEEKIKSIDEIKSYSPFVSGKVLALNRGKTEVINLRAVKFNEINNLYDFDKLTISSKSNPESEPENSIYIGIRLADKLEAVTGDTVTIVSPANIESVLMQSSIPLTKKFIVRGIFNSQNNEYDESLAITDLSFGQELLGFRKSFEGYEIKLIDRTKSEQIKDKLSGMIDPKIADVNTWYDFHKELYSVMQIERWVAYILLSLIIAVASFNILGSLSMSVLEKKRDIGIMKSFGVTENSILKIFLNEGILIGIFGSFFGVMLGYFVCWLQLNFNIYPLDPTMYKIDSLPLELRISDFFFVSGASMLLTFLAALFPARRAAKVDALESIKWE, from the coding sequence ATGGATTTAGAAAAATTTATTGCGAAAAGATATTTGATATCCCGACACAAGTTGAACTTCATCACGATTATTTCATTCCTATCAATTGCAGGAATTACAATCGGTGTTGCTGCACTAATTGTTGTGCTTTCTGTTTTCAATGGATTCGGAAGTCTTGTCACTTCCTACTTAATGAGTTTGGATCCCCATCTAAGAATTGTGTTCAAATCTGAATCTACTGATTTACTTCATTCAGAAATTGAAGAAAAAATAAAAAGTATAGATGAAATTAAAAGTTATTCACCATTTGTTTCTGGAAAAGTATTAGCATTAAACAGAGGTAAAACTGAAGTTATTAATCTGAGAGCGGTTAAGTTTAATGAAATAAATAATCTATATGATTTTGATAAGCTGACAATATCTTCAAAATCAAATCCGGAAAGTGAACCTGAAAATTCAATTTATATTGGAATCAGATTAGCTGATAAGCTTGAAGCTGTAACAGGCGATACTGTTACAATAGTTTCTCCTGCTAATATCGAAAGTGTTTTAATGCAGAGTTCAATTCCATTGACTAAAAAATTTATCGTTAGAGGAATATTCAATTCTCAGAACAATGAATATGATGAATCCCTTGCGATCACTGATTTATCCTTTGGTCAGGAATTACTTGGTTTCAGAAAATCTTTTGAAGGATATGAAATTAAATTAATCGACAGGACAAAATCAGAACAAATAAAAGATAAACTTAGCGGAATGATTGATCCGAAAATTGCTGATGTTAATACCTGGTATGATTTTCACAAAGAACTTTATTCGGTTATGCAAATTGAAAGATGGGTTGCATATATTTTACTCTCACTAATAATTGCAGTTGCTTCTTTCAATATTCTTGGTTCGCTATCAATGTCAGTGCTTGAAAAGAAAAGAGACATTGGCATAATGAAATCATTCGGAGTGACAGAGAATTCAATTCTAAAAATATTTTTAAATGAAGGAATACTTATTGGAATTTTCGGATCATTCTTTGGCGTAATGCTCGGCTATTTTGTTTGCTGGCTGCAGTTGAATTTCAACATTTATCCGTTAGATCCAACAATGTATAAAATTGATAGCTTACCTCTTGAATTAAGAATTTCAGATTTCTTTTTTGTAAGTGGAGCCTCGATGTTGCTTACTTTTCTCGCAGCACTTTTCCCAGCAAGAAGAGCAGCTAAAGTAGATGCCTTAGAATCAATTAAATGGGAATAG
- a CDS encoding ABC transporter permease: MNISYFIFKKYIKSNRDSRFLNLISTIAISGIALGVATLIIALSVISGFEKTLTAKLTDIDSHIKIFSFKSNLPSVDNSLIKIDSICGNNLDYASPFLSNLALISFKNRKDGVTIKGIYNEGYKNKILENIIEGNLYLDSSNTLILGKTLANKLLIKVGDNVSLFALKNNQIPSLDNLPNIEKFKVTGIFESGIAEYDASIAFTNLISAQNLFSMPGEVNGIDIKLNDISKADSLANLLRKELTYPYFARSIFDLHKNIFTWISLQKKPIPIILGLIIVVAVFNIVGTLLLMVIERTNSIGILKSFGTKKKHIIQIFLLQGFYLAILGTIAGNILALALMEIQTKFNIIKVPSSIYFVTKVPFDLSFEIFLIVSLITIVLAILASLIPSIISSRINPVAALRFD; the protein is encoded by the coding sequence ATGAATATATCTTACTTTATCTTTAAAAAATATATCAAATCGAACCGTGATTCACGGTTTCTGAATTTAATTTCTACTATTGCCATCAGTGGTATTGCTCTTGGTGTTGCCACACTTATTATTGCACTAAGTGTTATATCGGGTTTTGAGAAAACTCTCACGGCGAAATTAACTGATATCGATTCACACATTAAAATCTTTAGCTTTAAATCAAATCTTCCCTCAGTAGATAATTCACTAATAAAAATTGATTCTATTTGCGGAAATAATCTTGATTATGCTTCACCATTTCTGTCAAATCTCGCACTGATAAGTTTCAAAAACAGAAAAGATGGTGTAACTATAAAGGGCATTTACAATGAAGGATACAAAAACAAAATTTTGGAAAATATAATTGAAGGTAATCTGTATTTGGATTCTTCAAATACGCTCATACTTGGAAAAACTCTTGCTAATAAATTATTGATTAAAGTTGGTGATAATGTCAGTCTCTTTGCATTAAAGAATAATCAAATTCCTTCATTGGACAATTTGCCAAACATTGAAAAATTCAAAGTGACAGGAATTTTTGAAAGTGGAATTGCAGAGTATGATGCATCAATTGCTTTTACAAATTTAATTTCTGCTCAGAATCTTTTTTCGATGCCAGGTGAAGTGAATGGAATAGACATTAAACTAAATGACATTTCAAAAGCTGATAGTCTTGCAAATCTTTTGAGAAAAGAATTGACATACCCTTACTTTGCCCGAAGTATTTTTGATTTGCATAAAAACATTTTTACCTGGATTTCACTTCAGAAAAAACCTATTCCAATAATACTTGGACTTATTATTGTTGTTGCTGTTTTCAACATTGTTGGAACATTACTGTTGATGGTAATTGAAAGAACAAACTCAATCGGAATCCTTAAATCATTCGGGACAAAAAAGAAACACATAATTCAAATCTTCCTTTTACAGGGATTTTATCTTGCAATTCTTGGAACAATAGCTGGAAATATTTTAGCTTTAGCTCTGATGGAAATTCAAACCAAATTCAATATTATCAAAGTTCCCTCAAGTATTTATTTTGTTACTAAAGTTCCATTTGATTTGTCGTTTGAAATATTTCTTATTGTTTCTTTAATAACGATTGTGCTTGCTATTTTGGCTTCGCTGATACCGAGCATTATTTCATCAAGAATTAACCCAGTTGCAGCATTAAGGTTTGACTGA
- a CDS encoding DUF3160 domain-containing protein yields MKRLTLSASLLLVFSLVLYGQSNFNIEAYRQFLKSHQNLSTKGLLSMHPSGTFLLNINTPYNDSRLFSRIDSFYSLTNFEKELLNKHGFMVSERLKKISFGESLMEIFHADIPVFVSVDAILHAFHISYDRILIDVEIGLIYDKLKQLLQTLHSNQNLLATKYGSNPQMQIMLNDVDVYLTIACRLMNLNVAPYYSQNSTIVNKILNLISNEQPTAYNLFSDNCRIVDWSQFKPRGHYANNQVYPQLANYFRTMMWLGRTEFYLLQPGGVDASPCHPSIADIQRQTIDALLINELIYSTSSKAIYDEIETALKIFAGDQDNITLDNLSYLKTATSVTNADELLNFSKFAEFQDTLRKQSFAYQLILSQILLNDPITADSISPASSFLLFGQRFVIDSYVTASVVYDRIKYYNRVICRLYPSTLDVLFSLGNDAAAQLLINELNQYNYSSNLAALRHLIDSYDNDFWTSNIYSYWLKMIRDLNPPSDRSSLPEFMQTAAYWQQKMNSQLSSWTELRHDNILYAKQSYTGGTVCSFPYSYVEPFPEFYSTIKEFALNAKDKINLLNFSDNGIKSIIMQYLDHLFFTSDTLQTISTKELNGIMLTQNEISFLQRMIYNKFGSGKDYDGWYPKLFYSDFAHGNKGLIESDHIVADIHTTPTDCYGSKEGWISHVGTGYINIGIFITPWVDGELTAFAGPVMSYYEYRTKNFLRLSDDEWKNVYLQSALRPDWVNLYLADSSGNSRGSGPKLLTSEKDDFNNSIVDDYEIKIANLPNPFNSSTLIVFTVPVSLTNQNVNLRIFDLNGNLVSELVNQTLSSGNYIYRWDAKNSAGQNVASGIYFYNIQIADRTKTGKMTLIK; encoded by the coding sequence ATGAAAAGATTAACCCTTAGTGCCTCTCTGCTTTTGGTTTTCTCGCTTGTTTTATACGGACAATCCAACTTTAACATTGAGGCTTATCGTCAGTTTTTGAAGTCCCATCAGAATTTATCAACAAAGGGACTGTTATCAATGCATCCTTCAGGTACATTTCTATTGAACATCAATACTCCATATAACGATTCCAGATTATTCTCCCGAATAGATTCATTTTACTCCCTCACTAATTTTGAAAAAGAGCTTCTTAATAAACACGGATTTATGGTAAGTGAAAGACTTAAGAAGATTTCTTTTGGGGAAAGTTTAATGGAAATATTTCACGCTGATATTCCGGTATTCGTTTCAGTTGATGCGATACTTCATGCGTTCCATATATCATATGATAGAATTTTAATTGATGTTGAAATTGGACTTATCTACGATAAATTAAAACAATTGTTACAAACTCTACATTCAAATCAAAACCTATTGGCTACAAAGTATGGGTCGAATCCACAGATGCAAATAATGCTGAATGATGTTGATGTCTATTTAACTATTGCCTGTCGGTTAATGAATTTAAATGTAGCTCCTTATTACTCTCAGAACTCAACAATAGTCAATAAAATTCTTAATTTGATTTCGAATGAACAGCCAACCGCATATAATCTATTCTCAGACAATTGCAGAATAGTCGATTGGAGTCAGTTTAAACCGAGGGGGCACTACGCAAATAATCAAGTTTATCCACAATTAGCAAATTATTTTCGTACAATGATGTGGCTCGGTAGAACAGAATTTTATCTCTTACAACCAGGTGGAGTCGACGCTTCTCCTTGTCATCCTTCAATCGCTGATATTCAAAGACAAACTATTGACGCACTTCTGATAAATGAATTAATCTACTCAACTAGTTCTAAAGCTATTTATGATGAGATTGAAACAGCTCTAAAAATATTTGCTGGAGATCAGGATAATATTACTTTGGATAACCTGTCCTACCTGAAAACTGCGACTTCTGTTACTAATGCAGATGAATTATTGAACTTTTCAAAATTCGCTGAGTTTCAGGATACACTTAGGAAGCAATCTTTTGCGTATCAGCTAATACTTTCACAGATACTCCTCAATGATCCGATTACTGCTGATTCAATTTCACCTGCTTCATCATTTTTGCTTTTTGGACAAAGATTTGTGATTGACTCCTATGTTACAGCGTCTGTTGTGTATGATAGAATAAAATACTATAATCGGGTGATTTGCAGATTATATCCATCGACCCTTGATGTTCTCTTTTCACTTGGTAACGATGCAGCCGCTCAATTGTTGATAAATGAATTAAACCAATATAATTATTCTTCAAATCTTGCAGCGCTGAGGCATCTTATTGATTCTTACGATAATGATTTCTGGACTTCAAATATTTATTCATATTGGTTAAAGATGATTCGTGATTTAAATCCACCATCGGATCGTTCATCTTTACCAGAGTTTATGCAAACTGCTGCGTATTGGCAGCAGAAAATGAATTCACAATTGTCTTCGTGGACTGAGCTGCGGCATGACAATATTCTTTATGCAAAACAATCATATACAGGAGGCACAGTTTGCTCTTTTCCATATTCTTATGTTGAACCATTTCCGGAATTCTATTCAACTATAAAAGAATTTGCACTAAACGCAAAGGATAAAATTAACTTACTGAATTTTTCTGATAATGGGATTAAATCAATAATAATGCAGTATCTCGATCATTTATTTTTCACAAGCGATACTTTACAAACGATTTCAACAAAAGAGTTAAATGGTATTATGCTCACGCAAAATGAAATATCATTTCTACAGAGAATGATTTATAATAAATTTGGATCAGGTAAAGATTATGATGGTTGGTATCCAAAATTATTTTACTCGGATTTTGCTCATGGGAATAAAGGTTTAATAGAAAGTGATCACATTGTTGCCGATATTCACACAACTCCAACTGATTGTTACGGTTCAAAGGAAGGTTGGATTTCACATGTTGGAACCGGATATATCAATATAGGAATTTTTATTACTCCCTGGGTTGATGGTGAATTAACAGCATTTGCTGGTCCGGTTATGAGTTACTATGAATACAGAACAAAAAACTTTTTAAGACTTTCAGATGATGAATGGAAAAATGTTTACTTACAATCTGCTTTAAGACCTGACTGGGTCAACTTATATCTCGCTGATTCATCTGGAAATTCGAGAGGATCAGGTCCTAAACTTTTAACTTCTGAAAAAGATGATTTTAACAATTCTATTGTTGATGATTACGAGATAAAAATAGCTAATCTCCCTAACCCTTTTAATTCATCAACACTGATTGTTTTCACTGTTCCGGTTTCTCTTACCAATCAAAATGTTAATCTGAGGATTTTTGATCTTAATGGCAATTTAGTCTCTGAATTGGTCAATCAGACACTTTCATCCGGAAATTATATTTATCGTTGGGATGCAAAAAACTCTGCGGGACAAAATGTAGCAAGTGGAATATATTTTTATAATATTCAAATTGCCGACAGAACCAAAACAGGGAAAATGACACTAATTAAATAA
- a CDS encoding TonB-dependent receptor, whose amino-acid sequence MFNKKNFSIVCRKFLKKVFLIFLLGYLPLIAQGKGSITGLVLDKETGEAIIGANVLIENSNIGAATDLEGKFRIENVNPGKYNVIVSYISYSKITIKDVEVTAGKSTELKVALTSEAISVDEVVVVDKLDRSYENALINQRKKSNSISDGISSEQIKKSNDASTSDALKRIPGVTLLDNKFIFVRGTSERYSNAQLNNTSLSSTEPEKKSFAFDLLPTNLLSNTIVVKSFTPDISGDFAGGTVQINTVDFPDRLKINLSYSTSYVSNTSFKDFSTYSGGGSFWGFDNGTRALPSSFPANLGSAGLTRTEINELAKSLNNVWAPETKRAPLNNNFSLSIGDGTTLLGQNFGFVAAFSFRNSYKNSDVERNEFEASGEPRFEFKGVQSTYSTMMGGMLNLSYKLSDLHKFSLKNTYSRSSDDEVSVLNGAQYTDAGKEQIQTALRFVERDVLSSQINGEHYFPFLNNLKLDWKTYYSESNRNEPDYRRILYGRDIGTNDPFAAILGFQPNLKNGGRYFSNLFDKTRGASVDLTIPTSYAKYKFGSLYEEKKRDFTSRLISVIINASGNGFTDFNLLYLPLNEIFAPENFRRNGFSIEEYQNGSNNYTAKQDVFSTYGMIELPFYFLDQEFNFVGGARLENSLQQINSFDLSGQIPLSNQLKKVDILPSANLIYRISPITNLRLGYSQTVNRPELRELVSFAYFDYATQTSVRGNPNLQRALIRNYDLRFEIFPGVGELISASVFYKSISDAIEKVVVTGSALGSERTFTNSDKAKIYGFELEGRFTLAFLGSYFNNFSLNGNYSWIKSAVTVKGTETTIPREERPLQGQSPYVLNFGLYFTEPTIGTTFGILYNKIGERIVEVATAYEEDVTEQPRDLVDIVISQPFLDNFEVKLGIKDLLSQEHVFTQGNKKSRVNSSNTGISLGLSYKIQ is encoded by the coding sequence ATGTTTAATAAAAAAAATTTCTCAATCGTGTGTCGTAAGTTTCTGAAAAAAGTTTTTCTTATTTTCTTACTTGGTTATCTTCCCCTGATTGCTCAAGGTAAGGGCTCAATAACCGGATTGGTTCTTGATAAAGAAACCGGTGAAGCTATAATTGGTGCAAATGTTCTTATAGAAAATTCAAACATTGGAGCTGCAACCGACCTTGAAGGAAAATTCAGAATTGAAAATGTAAATCCGGGTAAGTACAATGTTATCGTTAGTTACATTTCATATTCTAAAATTACAATCAAGGATGTTGAAGTTACTGCAGGCAAATCAACCGAATTAAAAGTTGCTTTGACATCAGAAGCGATTTCAGTGGATGAAGTAGTAGTTGTTGATAAGCTTGACCGTTCTTATGAAAATGCTTTGATTAACCAAAGAAAAAAGTCTAATTCGATAAGTGATGGAATTAGCTCTGAACAAATTAAAAAGAGTAATGATGCTTCAACAAGCGATGCTCTTAAGAGAATCCCTGGTGTTACATTACTTGATAACAAATTTATTTTTGTCCGTGGTACAAGTGAAAGATATAGCAATGCACAATTAAACAACACTTCTTTATCAAGCACTGAACCAGAAAAAAAATCTTTCGCTTTCGATTTGTTACCAACAAACTTACTTAGCAATACAATTGTAGTTAAATCTTTTACACCGGATATCTCAGGAGATTTTGCCGGCGGAACAGTCCAGATTAACACCGTTGATTTTCCAGACAGACTTAAAATAAACCTTAGTTATTCAACCTCATACGTATCTAATACATCATTCAAAGATTTTTCAACTTACTCTGGTGGAGGTAGCTTCTGGGGATTTGATAATGGAACAAGAGCTTTACCATCATCATTTCCTGCTAATCTTGGTTCGGCGGGTTTAACCAGAACTGAAATAAATGAACTTGCTAAGTCTTTGAATAATGTTTGGGCGCCGGAAACAAAACGTGCTCCACTCAATAACAATTTTTCACTATCAATTGGTGATGGAACAACTTTGCTGGGACAAAATTTTGGTTTTGTTGCTGCATTTTCATTTAGAAATTCATATAAAAATTCTGATGTAGAAAGAAATGAATTCGAAGCAAGCGGAGAACCAAGATTTGAATTTAAAGGTGTTCAATCGACTTATTCCACAATGATGGGTGGAATGTTAAATCTCAGTTATAAGTTATCTGATCTGCACAAATTTTCTTTAAAGAATACATACAGCCGATCAAGTGATGATGAAGTTTCAGTGCTTAACGGAGCTCAATATACTGATGCAGGCAAAGAGCAGATTCAAACAGCTTTAAGATTTGTTGAAAGAGATGTTCTTTCCTCACAAATAAACGGAGAACATTATTTTCCTTTTCTTAACAATTTAAAATTAGACTGGAAGACATATTATTCAGAATCAAATCGTAATGAACCCGATTACAGAAGGATTCTCTACGGAAGGGATATCGGAACTAATGATCCATTCGCCGCGATACTTGGTTTTCAGCCAAACTTAAAAAATGGCGGTAGATATTTCTCAAATCTTTTTGATAAAACAAGAGGAGCAAGTGTTGATTTGACAATTCCAACTTCTTATGCAAAATATAAATTTGGTTCATTATACGAAGAAAAGAAAAGAGATTTTACATCGAGGTTAATCAGTGTAATTATTAATGCTTCAGGAAATGGCTTCACCGATTTTAACCTTCTTTATTTGCCATTGAACGAGATATTTGCACCTGAAAATTTCAGAAGAAACGGTTTCTCTATTGAAGAATATCAGAATGGTTCAAATAATTATACTGCTAAGCAGGATGTATTTTCAACATATGGTATGATTGAATTACCATTTTATTTCCTTGATCAGGAATTCAATTTTGTCGGTGGTGCACGTTTAGAAAATTCTCTTCAGCAGATAAATTCTTTTGACTTGAGTGGTCAGATTCCTTTAAGCAATCAACTTAAAAAAGTAGATATTCTGCCATCTGCTAATTTGATTTACAGAATTAGTCCAATTACAAATTTAAGACTTGGCTACAGCCAAACAGTAAACAGACCTGAATTAAGAGAACTTGTTTCATTTGCATACTTCGATTATGCAACACAAACCTCTGTAAGAGGAAATCCAAATCTTCAAAGGGCACTTATCAGAAACTATGACTTAAGATTTGAAATCTTTCCTGGTGTCGGAGAATTGATTTCAGCAAGTGTATTTTATAAATCAATCAGTGATGCTATTGAAAAAGTAGTTGTAACCGGTAGCGCACTTGGGTCTGAGAGAACATTTACAAATTCTGATAAAGCAAAGATTTACGGATTTGAATTAGAAGGAAGATTCACACTGGCATTCTTAGGTTCATACTTCAATAACTTTTCTTTGAATGGAAATTATAGTTGGATTAAATCAGCTGTAACAGTAAAAGGCACAGAAACAACAATACCACGAGAAGAAAGACCACTTCAAGGTCAATCGCCATATGTACTGAACTTTGGTCTGTACTTTACCGAACCAACTATCGGAACAACTTTCGGAATACTTTACAACAAAATCGGGGAAAGAATTGTTGAAGTAGCTACAGCTTATGAAGAAGATGTAACTGAGCAACCAAGAGATTTAGTTGACATTGTAATATCCCAACCTTTCCTCGATAACTTCGAAGTTAAATTGGGAATAAAAGATTTACTTTCTCAAGAGCATGTTTTTACTCAGGGAAATAAAAAATCCAGAGTTAACAGTTCTAATACCGGAATTTCACTTGGGTTATCATATAAAATTCAATAA
- a CDS encoding T9SS type A sorting domain-containing protein has protein sequence MKIINKFVLFTFVVFVFSLAETFAQLAPVDSVIEGNINSNAFLSKNKRYLLRGFVNVNPPATLTIQAGTVIYGEKSTKGSLIINRGAKIIAQGTPDEPIVFTSQELPGNRGPGDWGGIILAGNATINVPGGTATLEGGTGTVYGGGTTPNDDDNSGILKYVRIEFPGIAFLPDNEINGLTLGGIGRGTTIEYVQVSYSGDDSFEWFGGTVNGKYLIAFKGVDDEFDMDFGFRGNLQFGFGLRDPNIADISGSNGFETDNDGTGTFNTPRTLPVISNFTVVGPMPDTSFTAYNPNFRRGAHIRRSALTSIYNSIVMGYPIGLLLDGSGVGNAAIGDTLQIRNSIWAGLRAGNGIITNYGQLNALQWYDTPAYQNRRYVQPSEVGLIAPFNLTSPNPVPNSGSPAATGAAFSNPRLGSFFTPTSYVGAFDPSGSRWDLPWANYDPQNTSYILSVEENQINGIPTDFTLSQNYPNPFNPSTKIVYSVAKPGKVKLYVTNILGQVVEELVNDFRETGTYEINYNAENLSTGLYIYTLEAGNTKISKKMTLLK, from the coding sequence ATGAAAATAATTAACAAGTTCGTTTTATTCACTTTTGTTGTTTTTGTTTTCAGTCTGGCTGAAACATTTGCACAGCTTGCACCTGTTGACAGTGTGATTGAAGGTAATATCAACTCAAATGCTTTCCTCTCTAAAAACAAAAGATATCTCTTAAGGGGTTTTGTAAATGTTAACCCGCCTGCAACACTCACAATTCAGGCTGGAACAGTTATTTATGGTGAAAAATCTACTAAAGGTTCACTCATTATTAACCGTGGTGCCAAGATTATTGCTCAAGGAACTCCAGATGAGCCAATTGTTTTCACTTCACAAGAACTACCCGGTAACAGAGGTCCTGGTGATTGGGGAGGAATAATACTCGCCGGTAATGCTACAATTAATGTTCCCGGTGGCACAGCAACACTCGAAGGTGGTACAGGAACTGTATATGGTGGTGGTACAACTCCTAATGATGATGACAACAGCGGAATCCTTAAGTATGTAAGAATTGAATTTCCGGGAATTGCATTCTTGCCGGATAACGAAATTAACGGATTAACTCTAGGTGGTATTGGTCGTGGAACCACTATAGAATATGTGCAGGTTAGTTATTCTGGTGATGATTCCTTTGAATGGTTTGGTGGTACTGTTAACGGAAAATATCTTATCGCTTTCAAAGGTGTTGATGATGAATTTGATATGGATTTCGGATTCAGAGGAAATCTTCAATTTGGATTTGGCTTGAGAGATCCAAACATCGCCGATATAAGTGGAAGTAACGGCTTTGAAACTGATAATGATGGAACAGGAACATTCAATACACCAAGAACACTTCCAGTAATTTCGAACTTTACGGTTGTTGGTCCAATGCCTGATACATCATTTACTGCATACAATCCGAATTTCAGAAGAGGTGCTCATATCAGAAGAAGTGCATTAACCTCAATTTATAATTCGATTGTTATGGGATATCCTATTGGATTATTGCTTGATGGTTCCGGTGTTGGTAATGCTGCAATCGGTGATACTTTACAAATAAGAAATTCCATTTGGGCTGGACTAAGAGCAGGAAATGGAATAATCACAAATTACGGTCAGTTAAATGCTCTCCAGTGGTATGATACACCAGCTTATCAGAACAGAAGATATGTTCAACCTTCTGAAGTTGGTTTGATCGCTCCGTTTAATCTTACAAGTCCTAATCCTGTTCCAAATTCTGGTTCACCTGCAGCAACAGGAGCAGCGTTCAGTAATCCAAGACTTGGAAGTTTCTTTACACCAACTTCTTATGTCGGTGCTTTTGATCCTTCCGGAAGCAGATGGGATTTACCGTGGGCAAACTACGATCCACAAAACACCAGCTACATTTTATCAGTTGAAGAAAATCAGATTAACGGAATACCAACTGATTTTACTCTAAGTCAGAATTATCCAAATCCGTTCAATCCTTCAACAAAAATTGTTTATTCAGTTGCAAAACCTGGTAAAGTAAAATTATATGTAACAAATATTCTTGGTCAGGTTGTGGAAGAATTAGTAAATGATTTTAGGGAAACCGGTACTTATGAAATTAATTACAATGCAGAAAACTTAAGCACAGGTTTGTATATTTATACACTTGAGGCAGGGAACACAAAAATCTCAAAGAAGATGACTTTGCTCAAATGA